One Mangrovimonas cancribranchiae DNA segment encodes these proteins:
- a CDS encoding helix-turn-helix domain-containing protein, translated as MHYKTLIESVKSRRDTLKITQEMLADLSGVGLRTLKQFESGKGNPTLETLTKIGDTLGMELIFTTKNLTAD; from the coding sequence ATGCACTATAAAACATTAATAGAAAGTGTAAAATCCCGTAGAGATACGCTTAAAATTACACAGGAAATGCTCGCAGATCTTTCAGGTGTAGGTTTGCGTACACTAAAACAGTTTGAAAGTGGTAAAGGTAATCCAACACTGGAAACGTTAACCAAAATAGGTGATACGTTAGGTATGGAACTTATTTTTACTACTAAAAACTTAACAGCTGATTAA
- a CDS encoding HipA domain-containing protein: MIFTDIKYCPSTLAEGYTTYSNTALRRVFNGKKVSVVLSYDSPTNNATTDELFSDNRSRMSISGVQEKFSVLLDKNKLRLIQEGEQGQYILKPIPNVGKNTYLMPANEHVTMQIARQVFGIDTAENALIFFKNGEPAYITKRFDVKNDGSKWAQEDFASLAGRTPQTHGEDYKYTGNYLELFTLLKTYVPAYTIESIKLFKLILFNYLFSNGDAHFKNFSLIETPLGDFKLSPAYDLLNSRLHIADKDFALDEGLLPPNLTKGKIKEQFYILGSEANIAKKQIENVFTNLTSKQDKVQALIEASFLDEKAKRNYTQAYQTRLKKLMR, from the coding sequence ATGATTTTTACAGATATAAAATATTGCCCAAGTACACTTGCAGAAGGTTACACAACTTATAGCAATACAGCTTTAAGGCGTGTGTTTAATGGTAAAAAAGTAAGTGTTGTTTTATCGTATGATTCGCCAACAAATAATGCTACTACAGATGAATTATTTTCAGACAATAGAAGCCGTATGTCTATATCTGGCGTGCAAGAAAAATTTTCAGTTTTATTAGATAAAAATAAATTACGGTTGATACAAGAAGGCGAGCAAGGGCAATACATCTTAAAGCCTATTCCAAATGTTGGTAAAAACACCTATTTAATGCCTGCAAACGAGCATGTAACCATGCAAATAGCACGTCAAGTGTTTGGAATTGATACCGCAGAAAATGCACTAATATTTTTTAAAAATGGCGAACCCGCTTATATAACAAAACGGTTTGATGTTAAAAATGATGGCAGCAAATGGGCTCAAGAAGACTTTGCGTCATTGGCAGGTAGAACCCCGCAAACACATGGCGAAGATTATAAGTACACAGGTAATTATTTAGAGCTTTTCACACTATTAAAAACGTATGTGCCAGCCTATACTATAGAGTCTATTAAATTGTTTAAGCTTATTTTGTTTAACTATTTATTTTCTAATGGCGATGCACATTTTAAAAACTTTTCTTTAATAGAAACCCCTTTGGGAGATTTTAAATTAAGTCCTGCTTACGATTTACTAAATAGTAGATTACATATAGCTGATAAAGATTTTGCATTAGACGAGGGGTTGTTGCCACCTAATTTAACAAAAGGTAAAATTAAAGAGCAGTTTTATATTTTAGGAAGCGAAGCTAACATAGCTAAAAAACAAATAGAAAACGTGTTTACTAATTTAACGTCTAAACAGGATAAGGTACAAGCATTAATTGAAGCCTCTTTTTTAGATGAAAAAGCAAAAAGAAACTATACTCAAGCTTATCAAACTAGATTAAAAAAACTAATGCGTTAA
- a CDS encoding HipA N-terminal domain-containing protein, protein MRQVQVLYKKEAAGVLSQLDNGSFVFKYYDQWFNNSDKPAISLTLPKTHQEYTSKYLFPFFYNMLPEGSNKQVVCFENRIDAKDYFSILMVTAMHDTIGAITIKAVNK, encoded by the coding sequence ATGCGACAAGTCCAAGTTTTATATAAAAAGGAAGCTGCTGGGGTATTATCACAGTTAGATAATGGTAGCTTTGTGTTTAAATATTATGATCAATGGTTTAATAACTCAGATAAGCCAGCTATTAGTTTAACTCTACCCAAAACACATCAAGAATATACATCTAAATATCTGTTTCCTTTTTTTTATAACATGTTGCCAGAAGGCTCGAATAAACAAGTTGTTTGTTTTGAAAACCGTATAGATGCTAAAGACTACTTTAGTATCTTAATGGTAACAGCCATGCATGATACAATCGGGGCGATAACCATTAAAGCGGTAAATAAATAA